One window from the genome of Ictidomys tridecemlineatus isolate mIctTri1 chromosome 12, mIctTri1.hap1, whole genome shotgun sequence encodes:
- the LOC144369407 gene encoding uncharacterized protein LOC144369407 — MHKLFLEGRLVKLVLEEGNPGLQTAQLSVGSWGQSVFHRIPSTPPPTSAAWERSLTFSDILRGKETASGSRCVPRSFLQIRVGSPHVGCRTPASPGPGSYPRPDWTSVCPPARCPAPPQSGAAGPLPGHRLSVSFSQADSAFSAVNPRTSAQRLQGV, encoded by the exons ATGCACAAGCTGTTTCTAGAGGGTCGCCTGGTGAAGCTGGTACTGGAAGAAG GTAATCCAGGACTCCAAACTGCCCAGCTGTCCGTGGGGTCCTGGGGCCAGTCGGTTTTCCACCGGATCCCCTCCACTCCACCCCCGACATCCGCTGCCTGGGAGAGGTCTCTTACCTTCTCTGATATTCTTCGCGGGAAGGAAACGGCCTCTGGGTCCCGCTGCGTCCCACGATCCTTTCTCCAGATCCGGGTGGGGTCCCCGCACGTAGGCTGCAGGACTCCCGCCTCTCCGGGTCCGGGCTCGTACCCGCGTCCCGACTGGACCTCGGTCTGCCCGCCGGCGCGCTGCCCCGCGCCGCCGCAGTCAGGCGCAGCCGGCCCGCTTCCCGGCCATCGACTCTCGGTTTCTTTTTCCCAGGCGGACTCCGCCTTCAGCGCTGTCAACCCTCGCACAAGCGCACAGCGGCTGCAGGGGGTCTGA
- the Eif2ak2 gene encoding interferon-induced, double-stranded RNA-activated protein kinase isoform X3, protein MANIISRGFFIEELNKYRQKYQVVLKYQELATTGPPHDLRFTFQVIIDERKFPEAEGKSKQEAKNAAAKIAVDILNKENKTVSPLSLATTDTSEGSPPGNYIGLVNRISQKERLNVNYEECELGEQDPKKFKYKCKIGKKVYGIGIGSTKQEAKQLAAKCALQKLSEESPMKTDLVPSAAFVSPGNVNNCGSTGSTMSSSLSEPLSEKDSSSDDWTNVQSSENLDSSGSSSMNGLSSNKKKKKISLAAKFDSYNVEENQYTVDHRFAKDFKDIEPIGKGGFGQVFKAKHRIDGNTYVVKRVMYNNKKVEREVQALATFKHPNIVHYCSCWEGDDFYEDPESSARIKTKCLFIQMELCDKGTLNEWIENRRQKVPDKALALELFEQIAEGVHYIHSKDLIHRDLKPSNIFLVGEKQIKIGDFGLVTTLKNDELRTREKGTRRYMSPEQISSEEYGKEVDIFALGLILAELLYICPTVSETLKTQTIDLWKVFTSHETRTGASQQNFISAFLKADTVLSVMRVIKMSKPILWKLIS, encoded by the exons ATGGCAAACATTATCTCACGAGGTTTCTTCATAGAAGAACTTAATAAGTACCGTCAGAAGTATCAAGTAGTTCTTAAGTACCAAGAACTGGCTACAACAGGACCTCCCCATGATTTAAG GTTTACGTTTCAAGTTATAATAGATGAGAGAAAATTTCCAGAAGCTGAAGGCAAATCAAAGCAGGAAGCAAAAAATGCTGCAGCCAAAATAGCTGTTGATATACTTAATAAAGAAAACAAG acagtTAGTCCTTTATCCTTGGCGACAACAGATACTTCAGAAGGATCACCCCCTGGGAATTATATAGGACTTGTCAATAGGATTTCCCAGAAGGAAAGACTAAATGTAAATTATGAAGAATGTGAATTGGGGGAGCAGGATCCCAAAAA ATTTAAGTATAAATGCAAAATTGGGAAGAAAGTATATGGTATCGGTATAGGTTCCACTAAGCAAGAAGCAAAACAATTGGCTGCTAAATGTGCACTTCAGAAACTATCAGAAGAAAGCCCAATG AAAACTGACCTAGTACCCTCTGCCGCTTTTGTCAGTCCTGGTAATGTCAATAACTGCGGAAGCACAGGAAGCACAATGAGTTCATC TTTGTCTGAGCCACTCTCTGAAAAGGACTCCTCATCAGATGACTGGACAAATGTTCAGAGCAGTGAGAATTTAGACAGTTCTGGATCTTCTTCTATG aatggTCTCAGtagtaataaaaagaagaaaaaaat AAGTTTGGCAGCTAAATTTGACTCTTATAACGTAGAAGAAAACCAGTATACTGTGGACCACAG GTTTGCCAAGGATTTTAAAGATATAGAACCAATTGGCAAAGGTGGATTTGGCCAAGTTTTCAAAGCAAAACACAGAATAGATGGAAATACTTATGTTGTTAAACGTGTCATGTATAATAACAA GAAGGTAGAGCGTGAAGTACAAGCACTGGCCACATTTAAACATCCCAACATTGTTCATTACTGCAGTTGTTGGGAAGGAGATGATTTTTATGAGGATCCTGAAAGCAGCGCAAG aataAAGACCAAGTGCCTTTTTATCCAAATGGAATTGTGTGATAAAGGGACATTGAATGAATGGAttgaaaatagaagacaaaaagtACCAGACAAAGCTTTGGCTTTGGAATTATTTGAACAGATAGCAGAAGGAGTGCATTATATACATTCAAAAGATTTAATTCATAGAGACCTCAAA ccaagtaatatatttttagtaggtgaaaaacaaataaagattggagactttggACTTGTAACAACCCTGAAGAATGATGAACTGCGAacaagagaaaagggaactcgGCGATATATGAGCCCAGAACAG ATTTCTTCAGAAGAATACGGAAAGGAAGTAGACATCTTTGCTTTGGGGCTAATTCTTGCTGAACTTCTTTACATATGTCCCACAGTTTCAGAAACACTCAAG ACCCAAACCATTGACCTTTGGAAGGTGTTTACATCTCATGAGACTCGAACTGGAGCCAGTCAGCAAAATTTCATCAGTGCCTTCTTGAAGGCAGACACTGTGCTAAGTGTCATGAGGGTTATAAAAATGAGCAAGCCTATTCTCTGGAAGTTAATTTcctaa
- the Eif2ak2 gene encoding interferon-induced, double-stranded RNA-activated protein kinase isoform X1 yields MANIISRGFFIEELNKYRQKYQVVLKYQELATTGPPHDLRFTFQVIIDERKFPEAEGKSKQEAKNAAAKIAVDILNKENKTVSPLSLATTDTSEGSPPGNYIGLVNRISQKERLNVNYEECELGEQDPKKFKYKCKIGKKVYGIGIGSTKQEAKQLAAKCALQKLSEESPMKTDLVPSAAFVSPGNVNNCGSTGSTMSSSLSEPLSEKDSSSDDWTNVQSSENLDSSGSSSMNGLSSNKKKKKISLAAKFDSYNVEENQYTVDHRFAKDFKDIEPIGKGGFGQVFKAKHRIDGNTYVVKRVMYNNKKVEREVQALATFKHPNIVHYCSCWEGDDFYEDPESSARIKTKCLFIQMELCDKGTLNEWIENRRQKVPDKALALELFEQIAEGVHYIHSKDLIHRDLKPSNIFLVGEKQIKIGDFGLVTTLKNDELRTREKGTRRYMSPEQISSEEYGKEVDIFALGLILAELLYICPTVSETLKIFEDLRNGIFPDVFDIKEKSLLQKLLSKEPQKRPDTSKILKTLAKWKDVSERKRNTY; encoded by the exons ATGGCAAACATTATCTCACGAGGTTTCTTCATAGAAGAACTTAATAAGTACCGTCAGAAGTATCAAGTAGTTCTTAAGTACCAAGAACTGGCTACAACAGGACCTCCCCATGATTTAAG GTTTACGTTTCAAGTTATAATAGATGAGAGAAAATTTCCAGAAGCTGAAGGCAAATCAAAGCAGGAAGCAAAAAATGCTGCAGCCAAAATAGCTGTTGATATACTTAATAAAGAAAACAAG acagtTAGTCCTTTATCCTTGGCGACAACAGATACTTCAGAAGGATCACCCCCTGGGAATTATATAGGACTTGTCAATAGGATTTCCCAGAAGGAAAGACTAAATGTAAATTATGAAGAATGTGAATTGGGGGAGCAGGATCCCAAAAA ATTTAAGTATAAATGCAAAATTGGGAAGAAAGTATATGGTATCGGTATAGGTTCCACTAAGCAAGAAGCAAAACAATTGGCTGCTAAATGTGCACTTCAGAAACTATCAGAAGAAAGCCCAATG AAAACTGACCTAGTACCCTCTGCCGCTTTTGTCAGTCCTGGTAATGTCAATAACTGCGGAAGCACAGGAAGCACAATGAGTTCATC TTTGTCTGAGCCACTCTCTGAAAAGGACTCCTCATCAGATGACTGGACAAATGTTCAGAGCAGTGAGAATTTAGACAGTTCTGGATCTTCTTCTATG aatggTCTCAGtagtaataaaaagaagaaaaaaat AAGTTTGGCAGCTAAATTTGACTCTTATAACGTAGAAGAAAACCAGTATACTGTGGACCACAG GTTTGCCAAGGATTTTAAAGATATAGAACCAATTGGCAAAGGTGGATTTGGCCAAGTTTTCAAAGCAAAACACAGAATAGATGGAAATACTTATGTTGTTAAACGTGTCATGTATAATAACAA GAAGGTAGAGCGTGAAGTACAAGCACTGGCCACATTTAAACATCCCAACATTGTTCATTACTGCAGTTGTTGGGAAGGAGATGATTTTTATGAGGATCCTGAAAGCAGCGCAAG aataAAGACCAAGTGCCTTTTTATCCAAATGGAATTGTGTGATAAAGGGACATTGAATGAATGGAttgaaaatagaagacaaaaagtACCAGACAAAGCTTTGGCTTTGGAATTATTTGAACAGATAGCAGAAGGAGTGCATTATATACATTCAAAAGATTTAATTCATAGAGACCTCAAA ccaagtaatatatttttagtaggtgaaaaacaaataaagattggagactttggACTTGTAACAACCCTGAAGAATGATGAACTGCGAacaagagaaaagggaactcgGCGATATATGAGCCCAGAACAG ATTTCTTCAGAAGAATACGGAAAGGAAGTAGACATCTTTGCTTTGGGGCTAATTCTTGCTGAACTTCTTTACATATGTCCCACAGTTTCAGAAACACTCAAG ATTTTTGAAGATCTAAGAAATGGCATCTTCCCTGATGTATTTGACATCAAAGAA AAAAGTCTTCTACAGAAATTACTCTCAAAGGAACCTCAGAAACGACCTGACACGTCTAAAATACTGAAGACCTTGGCCAAGTGGAAGGATGtctcagagagaaaaagaaacacatattag
- the Eif2ak2 gene encoding interferon-induced, double-stranded RNA-activated protein kinase isoform X4 translates to MANIISRGFFIEELNKYRQKYQVVLKYQELATTGPPHDLRFTFQVIIDERKFPEAEGKSKQEAKNAAAKIAVDILNKENKTVSPLSLATTDTSEGSPPGNYIGLVNRISQKERLNVNYEECELGEQDPKKFKYKCKIGKKVYGIGIGSTKQEAKQLAAKCALQKLSEESPMKTDLVPSAAFVSPGNVNNCGSTGSTMSSSLSEPLSEKDSSSDDWTNVQSSENLDSSGSSSMNGLSSNKKKKKISLAAKFDSYNVEENQYTVDHRKVEREVQALATFKHPNIVHYCSCWEGDDFYEDPESSARIKTKCLFIQMELCDKGTLNEWIENRRQKVPDKALALELFEQIAEGVHYIHSKDLIHRDLKPSNIFLVGEKQIKIGDFGLVTTLKNDELRTREKGTRRYMSPEQISSEEYGKEVDIFALGLILAELLYICPTVSETLKIFEDLRNGIFPDVFDIKEKSLLQKLLSKEPQKRPDTSKILKTLAKWKDVSERKRNTY, encoded by the exons ATGGCAAACATTATCTCACGAGGTTTCTTCATAGAAGAACTTAATAAGTACCGTCAGAAGTATCAAGTAGTTCTTAAGTACCAAGAACTGGCTACAACAGGACCTCCCCATGATTTAAG GTTTACGTTTCAAGTTATAATAGATGAGAGAAAATTTCCAGAAGCTGAAGGCAAATCAAAGCAGGAAGCAAAAAATGCTGCAGCCAAAATAGCTGTTGATATACTTAATAAAGAAAACAAG acagtTAGTCCTTTATCCTTGGCGACAACAGATACTTCAGAAGGATCACCCCCTGGGAATTATATAGGACTTGTCAATAGGATTTCCCAGAAGGAAAGACTAAATGTAAATTATGAAGAATGTGAATTGGGGGAGCAGGATCCCAAAAA ATTTAAGTATAAATGCAAAATTGGGAAGAAAGTATATGGTATCGGTATAGGTTCCACTAAGCAAGAAGCAAAACAATTGGCTGCTAAATGTGCACTTCAGAAACTATCAGAAGAAAGCCCAATG AAAACTGACCTAGTACCCTCTGCCGCTTTTGTCAGTCCTGGTAATGTCAATAACTGCGGAAGCACAGGAAGCACAATGAGTTCATC TTTGTCTGAGCCACTCTCTGAAAAGGACTCCTCATCAGATGACTGGACAAATGTTCAGAGCAGTGAGAATTTAGACAGTTCTGGATCTTCTTCTATG aatggTCTCAGtagtaataaaaagaagaaaaaaat AAGTTTGGCAGCTAAATTTGACTCTTATAACGTAGAAGAAAACCAGTATACTGTGGACCACAG GAAGGTAGAGCGTGAAGTACAAGCACTGGCCACATTTAAACATCCCAACATTGTTCATTACTGCAGTTGTTGGGAAGGAGATGATTTTTATGAGGATCCTGAAAGCAGCGCAAG aataAAGACCAAGTGCCTTTTTATCCAAATGGAATTGTGTGATAAAGGGACATTGAATGAATGGAttgaaaatagaagacaaaaagtACCAGACAAAGCTTTGGCTTTGGAATTATTTGAACAGATAGCAGAAGGAGTGCATTATATACATTCAAAAGATTTAATTCATAGAGACCTCAAA ccaagtaatatatttttagtaggtgaaaaacaaataaagattggagactttggACTTGTAACAACCCTGAAGAATGATGAACTGCGAacaagagaaaagggaactcgGCGATATATGAGCCCAGAACAG ATTTCTTCAGAAGAATACGGAAAGGAAGTAGACATCTTTGCTTTGGGGCTAATTCTTGCTGAACTTCTTTACATATGTCCCACAGTTTCAGAAACACTCAAG ATTTTTGAAGATCTAAGAAATGGCATCTTCCCTGATGTATTTGACATCAAAGAA AAAAGTCTTCTACAGAAATTACTCTCAAAGGAACCTCAGAAACGACCTGACACGTCTAAAATACTGAAGACCTTGGCCAAGTGGAAGGATGtctcagagagaaaaagaaacacatattag
- the Eif2ak2 gene encoding interferon-induced, double-stranded RNA-activated protein kinase isoform X2 encodes MANIISRGFFIEELNKYRQKYQVVLKYQELATTGPPHDLRFTFQVIIDERKFPEAEGKSKQEAKNAAAKIAVDILNKENKTVSPLSLATTDTSEGSPPGNYIGLVNRISQKERLNVNYEECELGEQDPKKFKYKCKIGKKVYGIGIGSTKQEAKQLAAKCALQKLSEESPMKTDLVPSAAFVSPGNVNNCGSTGSTMSSSLSEPLSEKDSSSDDWTNVQSSENLDSSGSSSMNGLSSNKKKKKILAAKFDSYNVEENQYTVDHRFAKDFKDIEPIGKGGFGQVFKAKHRIDGNTYVVKRVMYNNKKVEREVQALATFKHPNIVHYCSCWEGDDFYEDPESSARIKTKCLFIQMELCDKGTLNEWIENRRQKVPDKALALELFEQIAEGVHYIHSKDLIHRDLKPSNIFLVGEKQIKIGDFGLVTTLKNDELRTREKGTRRYMSPEQISSEEYGKEVDIFALGLILAELLYICPTVSETLKIFEDLRNGIFPDVFDIKEKSLLQKLLSKEPQKRPDTSKILKTLAKWKDVSERKRNTY; translated from the exons ATGGCAAACATTATCTCACGAGGTTTCTTCATAGAAGAACTTAATAAGTACCGTCAGAAGTATCAAGTAGTTCTTAAGTACCAAGAACTGGCTACAACAGGACCTCCCCATGATTTAAG GTTTACGTTTCAAGTTATAATAGATGAGAGAAAATTTCCAGAAGCTGAAGGCAAATCAAAGCAGGAAGCAAAAAATGCTGCAGCCAAAATAGCTGTTGATATACTTAATAAAGAAAACAAG acagtTAGTCCTTTATCCTTGGCGACAACAGATACTTCAGAAGGATCACCCCCTGGGAATTATATAGGACTTGTCAATAGGATTTCCCAGAAGGAAAGACTAAATGTAAATTATGAAGAATGTGAATTGGGGGAGCAGGATCCCAAAAA ATTTAAGTATAAATGCAAAATTGGGAAGAAAGTATATGGTATCGGTATAGGTTCCACTAAGCAAGAAGCAAAACAATTGGCTGCTAAATGTGCACTTCAGAAACTATCAGAAGAAAGCCCAATG AAAACTGACCTAGTACCCTCTGCCGCTTTTGTCAGTCCTGGTAATGTCAATAACTGCGGAAGCACAGGAAGCACAATGAGTTCATC TTTGTCTGAGCCACTCTCTGAAAAGGACTCCTCATCAGATGACTGGACAAATGTTCAGAGCAGTGAGAATTTAGACAGTTCTGGATCTTCTTCTATG aatggTCTCAGtagtaataaaaagaagaaaaaaat TTTGGCAGCTAAATTTGACTCTTATAACGTAGAAGAAAACCAGTATACTGTGGACCACAG GTTTGCCAAGGATTTTAAAGATATAGAACCAATTGGCAAAGGTGGATTTGGCCAAGTTTTCAAAGCAAAACACAGAATAGATGGAAATACTTATGTTGTTAAACGTGTCATGTATAATAACAA GAAGGTAGAGCGTGAAGTACAAGCACTGGCCACATTTAAACATCCCAACATTGTTCATTACTGCAGTTGTTGGGAAGGAGATGATTTTTATGAGGATCCTGAAAGCAGCGCAAG aataAAGACCAAGTGCCTTTTTATCCAAATGGAATTGTGTGATAAAGGGACATTGAATGAATGGAttgaaaatagaagacaaaaagtACCAGACAAAGCTTTGGCTTTGGAATTATTTGAACAGATAGCAGAAGGAGTGCATTATATACATTCAAAAGATTTAATTCATAGAGACCTCAAA ccaagtaatatatttttagtaggtgaaaaacaaataaagattggagactttggACTTGTAACAACCCTGAAGAATGATGAACTGCGAacaagagaaaagggaactcgGCGATATATGAGCCCAGAACAG ATTTCTTCAGAAGAATACGGAAAGGAAGTAGACATCTTTGCTTTGGGGCTAATTCTTGCTGAACTTCTTTACATATGTCCCACAGTTTCAGAAACACTCAAG ATTTTTGAAGATCTAAGAAATGGCATCTTCCCTGATGTATTTGACATCAAAGAA AAAAGTCTTCTACAGAAATTACTCTCAAAGGAACCTCAGAAACGACCTGACACGTCTAAAATACTGAAGACCTTGGCCAAGTGGAAGGATGtctcagagagaaaaagaaacacatattag